The following proteins are encoded in a genomic region of Streptomyces lunaelactis:
- a CDS encoding DUF3566 domain-containing protein produces MTDTRGPQPPYEMFGGEQSAPQQAGQPYHPPQAYPSPPGGGGTHGGQQAGTAVRRPRTGARTTPRTRKARLRVAKADPWSVMKVSFLLSIALGICTVIASAVLWMVMDAMGVFSTVGGTISEATGSNESNGFDLQSFLSLPRVLIFTSVIAVIDVVLATALATLGAFIYNLSAGFVGGVELTLAEDE; encoded by the coding sequence GTGACGGACACCCGGGGGCCTCAGCCCCCGTACGAGATGTTTGGCGGCGAGCAGTCGGCGCCGCAGCAGGCCGGGCAGCCGTACCACCCGCCGCAGGCCTATCCCTCGCCGCCCGGCGGGGGCGGCACGCATGGCGGGCAGCAGGCGGGCACCGCTGTGCGCCGGCCGCGGACCGGGGCGCGCACGACGCCGCGGACCCGCAAGGCGCGGCTGCGGGTGGCCAAGGCCGATCCGTGGTCGGTGATGAAGGTCAGCTTCCTGCTCTCCATCGCGCTGGGGATCTGCACGGTGATCGCGTCCGCGGTGCTATGGATGGTCATGGACGCGATGGGCGTCTTCTCCACGGTGGGCGGGACGATCAGCGAGGCCACCGGCTCCAACGAGAGCAATGGCTTCGACCTTCAGTCGTTCCTTTCGCTGCCGCGGGTGCTGATCTTCACCTCGGTGATCGCGGTGATCGACGTGGTGCTGGCCACAGCGCTGGCGACGCTCGGAGCCTTTATCTACAACCTCTCCGCCGGTTTCGTGGGCGGTGTCGAGCTCACGCTCGCAGAGGACGAGTGA
- a CDS encoding DLW-39 family protein, producing the protein MKKLLLVALAAIGGLLVYRQIQADRAEQDLWTEATDSVPAGSGV; encoded by the coding sequence GTGAAGAAGCTTCTCCTGGTCGCACTGGCCGCCATCGGCGGGCTCCTCGTGTACCGCCAGATCCAGGCGGATCGCGCCGAGCAGGATCTGTGGACGGAGGCGACCGACTCCGTGCCCGCAGGTTCGGGTGTGTGA